One segment of Candidatus Hydrogenedentota bacterium DNA contains the following:
- a CDS encoding exo-alpha-sialidase produces the protein MLRTVMLLCLAGLVLGASFEKASGQELAVDLSKPDAADAWVFSDERAAIRNGELVLDGRAEETRAFFTPFVWGDVSLKAKFLVEPREEGVLACGFAVRATDAFTCYYVHYDRGQAILCRSDASNSWIEIKRVSGLDKPAGQWHEGELACVGNTLRVSLNGAVLYEAQDAAIQAGRIGFYAGQGLVHVKDIVVTGAATPAEGTFTIPKPMFIRLCTDANAGAYEAFPDVCRLSDGRLMSVFYAGYGHVALPNEQLPRGGRVSYCVSRDEGVTWSAAKVLYDGPDDDRDPSIMQTKTGKLICNYFSLRKKDGAELSWEGLGTWMVTSLDMGKTWSEPQQIATNYYCSSPVRQLSDGRLILGLYAEQDGRGWGAVTISDDDGANWGNVIDIDNNGMPLDAETDIIELKNGDLFAAERGRGETMAWSASKDRGLTWSVSEPFGFPGHCPYLLRAAGDIILMAHRLPATSLHYSLDECATWSENVPVDSVGGAYPSMVNLDDGSVLIVYYEEGEGSSIRAKRLHATPNGIEWLPVSEGRKPQATLVEQYKIWDQAPHNAFTNLVRFKDEWFCVFREGQAHVSPDGALRIIVSKDGKQWESAALITSGTADLRDAQITVTPGGKLMLSGAAAFHDKSVASHQTMAYFSEDGRSWSEGVPVADPNFWMWRVTWHKGTCYGIGYATVEEGERSIRLYKSTDGRSFETLVPALRSGEYSNESSIIFLEDDTALCLLRRDSPAPLNTGLLGTSKPPYTEWTWQDLGARIGGPCMIQIPDGRFVGAVRLYDRRVRTGICILDPEYGTLTEVLTLPSGGDTSYPGLVWHDGLLWVSYYSSHEGKTSIYLAKVAFN, from the coding sequence ATGCTGCGGACAGTTATGCTGCTATGCCTCGCGGGTTTGGTGCTGGGTGCGAGTTTCGAGAAGGCGTCGGGCCAGGAGTTGGCGGTTGATCTTTCGAAACCGGATGCCGCCGATGCGTGGGTGTTCTCGGATGAGAGGGCTGCCATCCGGAACGGCGAACTGGTCCTCGATGGCCGCGCCGAAGAGACTCGGGCGTTCTTCACGCCGTTTGTCTGGGGCGACGTCAGCCTGAAAGCCAAGTTCCTGGTCGAGCCGCGGGAGGAGGGCGTATTGGCATGCGGGTTTGCAGTGCGCGCCACGGATGCGTTCACCTGTTACTACGTTCACTATGATAGGGGCCAAGCCATTTTGTGCCGGTCGGACGCGTCGAATTCGTGGATCGAGATCAAGCGCGTGAGCGGGCTCGACAAACCGGCGGGGCAGTGGCATGAAGGCGAACTGGCATGCGTTGGCAATACCCTGCGCGTATCGTTGAACGGCGCCGTCCTGTATGAAGCGCAGGACGCCGCGATTCAGGCGGGGCGAATCGGTTTCTATGCCGGCCAGGGCCTGGTCCACGTGAAAGATATTGTCGTCACCGGCGCGGCGACGCCCGCCGAGGGCACATTCACCATTCCCAAGCCGATGTTTATCCGTCTGTGTACCGACGCCAACGCGGGCGCCTATGAAGCGTTTCCTGACGTGTGCCGCTTGTCGGACGGGCGTCTCATGAGCGTCTTCTACGCCGGGTACGGGCACGTTGCGCTCCCGAACGAGCAGTTGCCCAGGGGCGGCCGGGTCTCGTATTGCGTATCCAGAGACGAGGGCGTGACCTGGAGCGCCGCAAAGGTGTTGTACGACGGCCCCGACGACGACCGCGACCCCTCGATCATGCAGACCAAGACCGGCAAGCTCATCTGTAACTACTTCTCGCTGCGCAAAAAGGATGGGGCCGAGCTCTCTTGGGAAGGCCTTGGCACGTGGATGGTCACGTCGCTGGACATGGGCAAGACATGGTCGGAACCGCAACAAATTGCCACGAATTACTACTGCAGCTCGCCGGTCCGGCAGCTTTCAGACGGCCGCCTCATCCTGGGCCTGTACGCGGAGCAGGACGGACGGGGCTGGGGCGCCGTAACCATCTCGGATGACGACGGGGCAAACTGGGGCAATGTGATTGACATCGACAACAACGGCATGCCCCTCGATGCCGAAACCGACATCATCGAGCTCAAAAACGGCGACCTGTTCGCGGCCGAACGCGGGCGCGGCGAGACAATGGCGTGGTCCGCATCGAAGGACCGCGGATTGACCTGGAGCGTGTCGGAACCGTTCGGGTTTCCCGGGCACTGCCCGTACCTGCTGCGGGCGGCCGGCGACATCATCCTCATGGCGCACCGCCTCCCCGCTACGAGCCTGCACTACAGCCTGGACGAATGCGCGACTTGGAGCGAGAACGTTCCGGTGGACTCGGTGGGCGGGGCTTACCCCTCGATGGTGAACCTCGATGACGGGTCCGTGCTTATCGTGTATTACGAGGAGGGGGAAGGTTCGAGCATTCGCGCGAAACGGTTGCACGCCACGCCCAACGGCATTGAGTGGCTGCCCGTGAGCGAAGGACGCAAACCACAAGCCACTCTGGTTGAGCAATACAAGATCTGGGATCAGGCGCCCCACAACGCCTTCACGAATCTCGTCCGGTTCAAGGATGAATGGTTCTGCGTGTTCCGCGAAGGGCAGGCGCACGTATCCCCGGACGGCGCGTTGCGCATCATCGTCTCCAAGGACGGCAAGCAGTGGGAATCGGCTGCGCTGATAACCTCCGGCACGGCGGATTTGCGCGATGCCCAGATCACGGTGACGCCCGGCGGCAAGCTTATGCTCTCGGGCGCCGCGGCGTTTCACGACAAGTCGGTAGCCAGCCACCAGACCATGGCCTATTTCTCCGAGGACGGGCGCAGCTGGAGCGAAGGCGTGCCTGTCGCGGACCCGAACTTCTGGATGTGGCGGGTTACCTGGCATAAAGGCACCTGCTACGGGATCGGCTACGCGACCGTGGAAGAAGGCGAACGCAGCATCCGGTTGTACAAGAGCACGGACGGGCGCAGTTTTGAGACGCTCGTACCCGCGTTGCGGTCGGGCGAATACTCGAACGAGTCGTCCATCATTTTCCTCGAAGACGACACCGCCCTGTGCCTGTTGCGGCGCGACAGCCCGGCTCCGTTGAACACCGGGTTGCTCGGTACGTCAAAACCGCCCTATACGGAATGGACGTGGCAGGACCTTGGGGCGCGCATCGGCGGGCCGTGCATGATTCAGATCCCTGACGGGCGGTTCGTGGGCGCGGTGCGGCTGTACGACCGTCGGGTCCGTACGGGCATCTGCATACTCGACCCCGAATACGGCACGCTGACCGAGGTGCTTACGCTGCCGTCCGGCGGCGATACCAGCTATCCGGGCCTCGTCTGGCACGACGGACTGCTTTGGGTCAGTTACTATTCCTCGCACGAGGGCAAAACGAGCATCTATCTCGCGAAAGTGGCGTTCAATTAA
- a CDS encoding uroporphyrinogen decarboxylase family protein, which yields MVESMNHVERFRAVMNFEPVDRLPRWEWAMWWDKTIDRWHGEGLPQALTDVFEIHEYFGLDPYKQFWLSAKEPTIHAVQHHIDGGVSDMDDYRTFLPYLYPDHSKAIESIEPWAARQAKGEAVVWITLEGYFWFPRTLMGFMKLMYAFVEQPELIHRMNEDLLRFNLGLLDQIEKVCVPTFMTIAEDMSYNNGPMIGEDMFEEFVAPYYRRMLARVKERNVLTIVDTDGDVTLMVPWLKRAGVDGVLPLERQAGVDGMTLRTQFPDFALVGHFNKMVMPKGEGAMRKEFERLVPLMETGGYIPSVDHQTPPGVSLEQYRAYLRLLKEYTAVR from the coding sequence ATGGTCGAGAGCATGAACCACGTCGAGCGTTTCCGGGCCGTGATGAATTTCGAACCCGTCGACCGTTTGCCGCGCTGGGAGTGGGCGATGTGGTGGGACAAGACCATTGACCGCTGGCACGGGGAGGGGTTGCCACAAGCGCTGACGGACGTTTTTGAGATTCACGAATACTTCGGCCTCGACCCCTACAAACAGTTCTGGCTCAGCGCGAAAGAGCCCACTATCCATGCGGTTCAACATCATATCGACGGCGGGGTCTCGGACATGGACGACTACCGGACCTTCCTGCCCTATTTGTATCCGGACCACTCCAAAGCCATCGAATCAATCGAACCCTGGGCCGCGCGTCAGGCCAAAGGCGAGGCGGTGGTCTGGATCACCTTGGAAGGGTACTTCTGGTTCCCGCGTACATTGATGGGATTCATGAAACTCATGTATGCCTTCGTCGAGCAGCCGGAGCTGATTCACCGCATGAACGAGGATCTGCTGCGCTTCAATCTCGGACTGCTCGACCAGATCGAGAAAGTGTGTGTGCCAACCTTCATGACCATCGCCGAGGACATGTCGTACAACAACGGCCCGATGATTGGCGAAGACATGTTCGAGGAATTCGTGGCGCCCTATTACCGGCGCATGCTCGCGCGAGTGAAGGAAAGGAACGTTCTGACCATAGTGGACACGGACGGCGACGTAACGCTGATGGTCCCTTGGCTGAAACGGGCGGGCGTGGACGGCGTTCTTCCGCTCGAGCGGCAGGCGGGGGTCGACGGCATGACGCTGCGCACGCAGTTTCCCGATTTCGCCCTCGTCGGGCACTTCAACAAGATGGTCATGCCGAAGGGGGAGGGCGCGATGCGCAAGGAATTCGAGCGCCTCGTGCCGCTCATGGAAACGGGAGGCTACATCCCCAGCGTGGACCACCAGACGCCGCCGGGAGTGTCGCTGGAGCAATACCGCGCGTATCTCAGGCTCCTGAAGGAATACACGGCGGTACGGTGA
- a CDS encoding DUF2920 family protein yields MAKSVLIIGTGCLMLIGSAGYCGETGIWPTLPETNAECMIPAQEWPREPGPREVKVYITYPGGALANVSAETGLFLDLHNWGGTFHTGTADPEQLASRYNVVAICVDYLQSGPGEEHDPPYDFGYLQALDALRGLYLVYHGLDERGAAFHKGRIYCTGGSGGGNVTLMANKLAPRTFACCIDKCGMARLTGDIAFNLDGGSELDARYSPDPESPRYLSHGAQALRYVGNPGHLAAMRQLGNSVKMIVVHGAEDAVCPVEDAREMVANMEASGMDVEAIWVTKDMLDGETFQSTGHPMGDRTRIVFYAADKYLTPGSPDLVVRQGPTDFERKEAIRYEVPGGVYVISYENGYPVGTFERAKEG; encoded by the coding sequence GTGGCGAAGAGCGTTCTCATCATTGGGACGGGCTGTCTGATGCTGATAGGTTCTGCGGGATATTGCGGGGAAACCGGCATCTGGCCTACGCTGCCGGAGACCAATGCCGAATGCATGATTCCGGCGCAGGAATGGCCGCGCGAGCCGGGTCCGCGCGAAGTCAAAGTCTACATTACCTATCCCGGCGGCGCTCTGGCCAACGTGAGTGCCGAGACCGGCCTGTTTCTTGATCTGCACAACTGGGGCGGGACGTTCCACACGGGCACGGCAGATCCCGAACAGCTGGCCAGCCGGTACAACGTCGTAGCGATATGCGTCGACTACCTGCAGAGCGGTCCGGGCGAGGAGCATGATCCACCCTACGATTTCGGGTACCTGCAGGCGCTCGATGCCTTGCGCGGACTCTACTTGGTGTATCACGGGCTCGACGAGCGCGGGGCCGCTTTCCACAAGGGCCGCATCTACTGCACCGGCGGGTCCGGCGGCGGGAACGTCACGCTGATGGCCAACAAGCTGGCCCCGCGCACTTTCGCGTGCTGCATCGACAAGTGCGGCATGGCCCGGCTTACCGGCGACATCGCATTCAATCTCGACGGCGGCAGTGAACTCGATGCGCGGTACAGTCCCGACCCTGAGAGTCCGCGCTACCTCAGCCATGGCGCCCAGGCGTTGCGGTACGTGGGCAACCCCGGGCACCTTGCCGCCATGAGACAACTCGGGAACAGCGTGAAAATGATCGTCGTGCACGGCGCGGAAGACGCCGTGTGCCCCGTCGAAGACGCCCGCGAGATGGTGGCCAACATGGAAGCTTCGGGGATGGACGTCGAAGCCATCTGGGTCACGAAGGACATGCTCGATGGCGAGACGTTCCAATCAACCGGGCATCCCATGGGCGACCGCACCCGCATTGTCTTCTACGCCGCGGACAAGTATTTGACGCCCGGAAGTCCGGACCTCGTTGTCCGGCAGGGTCCCACCGATTTCGAGCGAAAAGAGGCCATTCGCTACGAAGTCCCGGGCGGCGTTTACGTGATCTCGTACGAAAACGGTTATCCTGTCGGCACGTTCGAGCGGGCCAAGGAGGGTTGA
- a CDS encoding uroporphyrinogen decarboxylase family protein, translating to MTPRERFIAALERRPIPGRVPHFELVFFLTMEAFGKLHPSQRHYAQWDQMTESERALHRNEMAEIHVQTARKYEHSAIFLHPNPNTEDESLRLIDLVREKSGNDYFLMMHGDPTYSIPSGSDMLEQAAWFYERMDDAMDTADRRVDEQLAACERLKAHGGLDGFALCADYCFNDNPFLRPDLFAVLITPYLKRVVAGMREMGFHVIKHTDGNIMPILDQLVDAGPHALHSLDPQGGVDIAEVKRLYGGKVCLIGNVNCGLLTSGTDEEVIESARYCIKHGMPGGGYIFSTSNCAFTGLPLERYELMWKVWHDEAIYPET from the coding sequence ATGACGCCGCGGGAACGCTTTATCGCCGCACTGGAGCGCCGCCCCATCCCCGGGCGGGTGCCGCATTTCGAGCTCGTCTTTTTCCTCACGATGGAGGCCTTCGGGAAGCTCCATCCGAGCCAGCGGCATTACGCGCAATGGGATCAGATGACCGAGTCGGAACGAGCGCTTCACCGAAACGAAATGGCCGAAATCCACGTTCAAACCGCCCGCAAATACGAGCACAGCGCGATCTTTCTCCACCCCAACCCGAACACCGAGGACGAATCCCTGCGCCTCATCGACCTCGTGCGCGAGAAGTCGGGGAACGACTATTTCCTCATGATGCACGGCGATCCCACGTACTCGATCCCCTCGGGAAGCGATATGCTCGAGCAGGCCGCGTGGTTCTACGAGCGTATGGACGACGCCATGGACACGGCGGACCGCCGCGTCGACGAGCAGCTGGCCGCGTGCGAGCGGTTGAAAGCCCACGGCGGCCTGGACGGGTTCGCCCTGTGCGCGGACTACTGCTTCAACGACAACCCCTTCCTCCGGCCGGACCTGTTCGCGGTGCTCATTACGCCCTACCTCAAGCGCGTTGTCGCGGGAATGCGCGAAATGGGGTTTCATGTCATTAAACATACGGACGGCAACATCATGCCAATCCTCGATCAGTTGGTCGATGCGGGACCGCACGCCCTGCACTCGCTCGACCCCCAGGGCGGCGTCGACATCGCCGAGGTGAAGCGTCTCTACGGCGGCAAGGTGTGTTTGATTGGCAATGTCAATTGCGGGCTCCTCACATCGGGCACTGACGAGGAGGTCATCGAATCAGCGCGATACTGCATCAAACACGGCATGCCCGGAGGCGGGTATATCTTTTCGACCAGCAATTGCGCGTTCACGGGACTTCCCCTCGAGCGCTATGAGCTGATGTGGAAGGTCTGGCACGACGAAGCCATTTATCCGGAAACATGA